A segment of the Alistipes communis genome:
GGTATTTTCTTTTTGGATGATAAATTTTGTTTATAGTGATAATTTTCTTCGGTTTTGGATGCGGATGTCGTCTAAACGAAAGAGATCGCAGACTGTTGCAAGGAAGTCCGCTGCGGTTGTCCGGATTATCCGGATCGTCGGTCGGGGAGGAGCTGCGCTTCGGACTGGGGCTGTCGGGGGGGGCTTCGCGTGAATTGGATTCCGCGTCCGGTACGTTTTGCGAAAGGCATGTTTTCGTTCGGACGTGCTGCGCCTCGGCGGAGTTCGAATAAATTTGGTTCTGCCCTCGGCTTGCACTATCTTTGTCGGGGAATTGAAAAGATGAGATCATGCTGAGTATTGCCGAACGCCGTAAGTATATTCTCGATTCGCTGAATCGTCACGGATTCGTTCGTGTGGCCGATATGGCCGCCGAGATGAACGTGACCAAGGCGACCGTCCGCAAGGATATGGAGTTTTTGGAGAGCAGGAACCTGCTCTACCGCACGCACGGCAGCGCCAGTCCGGTCAATCCGTTGGTGCAGGATGTCAGCGTGCATGTCAAGAGCGCCGTCAACAGCGAAATCAAACAGAAGATCGCCGTGGAGGCGGCCGGGCTGATTTGTCCCGACGATTCGGTCTTCATCGCTTCGGGGTCGACCGTCTATGCCTTTGCCGAACGGATACGGCCGGTCGGGCATCTCAATGTAGTGACGCCGTCGCTGCGCGTGGCGATGCTGATGAACGAGTCGGAGGAGACGACGGTGACCGTGCTCGGAGGCGTGCTCTACAAGAAGTCGCTGTCGGTGCGGGGCGAATATGCGGCGCAGGGATTCGAGAATGTGATCTGTTCGAAACTCTTCTTCGGCGCGGACGGCATCGATTCCAATTTCGGCATCACCTGCGCCACGGCCGAAGAGGCCACGCTGACGCAGAAGATGATGCGGGCCTCGGCCAAGAGCGTCGTGCTGGCCGACTCGTCGAAATTCGGGCGGCGCGGTTTCGGCCGGATATGTTCGATGGAGCGGATCGACTGCATCGTTACAGACGACGGTATTTCGGAGCAGTACCGCAGGCTGATCGAGGAGGCCGGAGTCGATCTGATCGTCGTGAAACGCTGAGGGATTTGCCGGCGACCGAGCGGGCGTACGGGTGCCGTGGTAAATAAAAATGACCGGAATCCTTCAAAAGATTCCGGTCATTTTTATTTACTGGAAACGGTTACTCTTTCACACAGCGGACGGGTATTCCGCCTGCGATGAAACTCTTTCCGGAATTAGAGAACATGGTCGTATAGGTCGTAGCGGCGGCCGTAGCCTTGTAATACATGATTTGGAGAATATTGGCCTGGTTCGTCGGCGCCGTGGCGCTTGCGGCTTTGGCATAGGTTCCTACCTGTTTGAGCATGCCGCTCACATCGCGCCAGCCGGAGCAGGGATAGAACGCTTCGTTCAGCGTGACGCCGAAGGAGCCTGCGGACGACGTTACGTCGGCTTTGGCGAACCCTCCCCATGCCTCGGCGCTGTCGACGGGGACTTTATACCCTGCCGGACACGGATCGTAGACTGATTTCCGACCGGAGACGGCACCCCACAGATCGCTGAAATTGCTCAGATCGCTGTTGAACCACGTGGAAACACCACTGTTACCTACGGAAGCTACATATTTGATAAAAGTCGTCGGATGCTGCACGGCGTATGCGACGCAGTCGATAATGGTGTTGTCGTCGTTGCCGATTACGTCGAATGCGTAGGCCGTCTGGTCGATCGTATTCTTCTCGTAGGCGGCCGTTTGAGTTCCGAAGGCCGCGGTTTCGCTGGCGCCGCCTATCGGGGCGTCTTTGCCGGTGTCTTTCGCCCCGACGAACGGGTCTTTGCGTCCCCATTGGTAGTAAAGACCGTAGGAGGAGACGTCGCCCGGAGTGACGGAGGTGGCGCCGAGGTTGCGGTCGAGGATCGTGCAGCCTGCGGCGGCTTCTTTCTCGGCCGGCGCGTCGGTACGCCAGATATGCCAGCTCCATGCGACCTGCCGGTTGACGAGGGCGGCTATCACGGCGTTGCCCTTGGCGGCGCCTGCCGTGAAATAGACATAGCCGTCGACACCGTCGACAGCCGAGCCGTCACCCTTGACGGCCTTGAATTTGTAGTTGCCGGGGGCGCTGACGATGAAACAGTTGGCTGCCGCACCCAGGTCGACGGCGCCGGGCAGTTCGTCGAAGCCGACGTTCGACACCACTCCCGTTTCGTCCTGCCACAGCCAGTCGCAGGCGGCTTCGGCAGTCGACTGCGGGGTGAAGGCAAGGGTCGGGTATTCGTAAATCTTGCTGCGCAGCAGCGTCTTCGGGGTGTCTTTGTTGACGACCTGCGTCATCACGCTGCCGTCGTCGGCGACGAAATCGATCGTGTAGCCTTTGGCATAGGTCTGAGGCGGAACGACCATGTAGAATGTCTGGGGCGTGGCCGAGAGTTGTACGCCGCAGGTGAGCGAGACCTCTTCGACTGTCGATTCCGAGAAGTCGGCCTCCATGTAGGCATCGCCCGAGATGTCGAGCCGGAAGTCGCCTGCGACGGGTTCACCGTCATTTCCGCGAAACCGGATCGCGGCCAGCGTCCGACTGCCCGTGAGCGAGAATTTGAGGATGGGAAAAATATTCTTGAAAGAGAGCCGCACCTGTTCGGAACCCGAATCGGGCGTTTTGGCGATCATCATGCCCAGATCCTTGAACAGGAAGGGGTGGCTTTGCTGTTCGGGCAGCGTCATCCGGATGTGGGTGCGGCCGATCTGCCATGCGTCCGTGCTGACGCTGCGGTAGGGATAGACGGCGACGTAGGTATCCGAGGCGAGCGGCGTGACCGCGCTGGTGCCGGTGAAGGTCGCCGTGGTGTTGTCGATCGATTCTGCGCTTTTGACCACGTAGAATTCGGGCGTGACGAACTGGATGGAGGGTTGCAGACCTTGTGCGACGCTGTCGGCGAGTTCCTGCACCCGCCGGTCGAAGGCGCCGGTCATGTAGAGGGCTACGGCGTCGTAAAGATCCCATTTAACGAGGCTCGAATTCCCCCCCCCTCCGGCTTCTTCGTCGAGGTGCGTGCGGGATT
Coding sequences within it:
- a CDS encoding DeoR/GlpR family DNA-binding transcription regulator, whose translation is MLSIAERRKYILDSLNRHGFVRVADMAAEMNVTKATVRKDMEFLESRNLLYRTHGSASPVNPLVQDVSVHVKSAVNSEIKQKIAVEAAGLICPDDSVFIASGSTVYAFAERIRPVGHLNVVTPSLRVAMLMNESEETTVTVLGGVLYKKSLSVRGEYAAQGFENVICSKLFFGADGIDSNFGITCATAEEATLTQKMMRASAKSVVLADSSKFGRRGFGRICSMERIDCIVTDDGISEQYRRLIEEAGVDLIVVKR